Sequence from the Sphingomonas koreensis genome:
TTCGCCACAAGAAGCCCGAAAACTGGATCGCCGCGGTCGGCCGCAACGGTTCGGGCTTGCAGGAAGAAACGCCGCTTTCGGACCGGGAGGTGGCGATGGAGCGACTCGTCATGGGGCTGCGCACCACGGAGGGGATCGACCTTGCGGACATTCCGGAAGGGATGCTCGACATGGCGAAAGTCGCAGACCGCAACTTCGGCCGCTATGTCTTGCTCTCGGGCAATCGCCTCGCCGTGACCGACGCCGGCATGCCGGTCCTCGAAGCCCTGCTCCGCGAGATCGTCCGCGACTAGATTCCTGCCCCTAAACCATTGCAAGCGCGGGTGAATTCAACCGCGCTTGCAATGTTGGATTTCATTTGCTGCCATCGATGAACCGCGCTCCGGCACGGTTCTTTGACAGGTCGGCAAAGTGGAACAACGTCACGCGCCGCCGTCCCCGATGTCAACTTAGCGCCCGAAGCTCTGCGGCGCGGGGGAGACGGTGACGGTGGTGCCGCCGCGGATCTCCTGCACTTCCAGCGCGCGCTCGGCGATGCCGTCGCGGCCGAAGCGGAAGGCGCCGTCGATCCCGCCGAACCCGCCCGGATCGCTCAGCCGCGCGGTCGGGAAACGGTCGCCGGGCCGCCAGTCGCGGGCGATACGCGCGGTCAGCAGCACCGAATCATAGGCCAGCGTCGACAGGCGGTAGGGCGCCGCGCCGAACCGTGCGCGGTACTTGGCGGCATAGGTGCGGTAATAGGTGTCGGAGACGCTGGCGAACCAGGCGCCGTTCAGCGCGGTGATCCCGCCGATCCCCGAATCGCTGTTCCACAGCTCGGTGCCGAGGATGCGTGCGCCGGGGCTGGCGCGGCGGATGCCGGGCACCGCAGTGACCGCGCCGGTCGCGCCGTCGGCGATCAGCACCGCCTGGAAGGGCGACCGGGCGAGCTTGGCGATCGCCGCGTTCATCGCCGGGGCGCCGCGGGTATAGGTCTCGAGCGCGGTGACCTTGCCGCCCGCGCCTTCGACGGCGCGAAGGAACGCGGTCGAGGCGCGTTCGCCATAGAGGCCGGTCGGCATCAGGCCGGCGAATTCAGTGACGCCGCTGCGGCGGGCATGATCGACGACGCGTTCGATCGACTGGGCGGGGGCATAGCCCATCAGATAGGTGCCGTTGCCCGCGACGCTGGTGTCGTTGGAGAAGCTCAGCACCGGTACCCCGGCGCCGCGCGCGATCGGCGCGACGGCGCGGGCGTCCTCGGCGAGCAGCGGGCCGAGGATCAGCTTGTTGCCATCGGCGATGGCGCGCTGCGCGGCGGCGGCGGCTCCGGTCGCGGTGTCGTAGCTGGTGATGCGGACATCCTCGGCCTTGAGGTCGAGGATCGCGAGCTGGGTCGCGTTGGCCAGGCTGCGCCCGACGCCGGCATTGCCGCCCGACAGCGGCACCAGCAGCGCGACGCGATGCCGCGCGGTATCCTCTTCGGGCAGGCCGGGACGGACCGGGCCGGGCGCAGGGCGGACAGGGGCCGGTTCGGGGCGAGTGGGGGCAGGGGGCGGCCCCGACGGACGGACGCAGGCGGAGACCGCCAATGCCCCGACGATGACGAGTCCCCGGAGCAGCGAGGCGATGCCCCGTTGCGGTTTCACTACTGCCTCTGCCATGACGCTCCCCAATGACACTCGTTCTTGCCCCCGGCCTCTACATCGTCGCGACGCCGATCGGCAATCTCGGCGACCTTTCCCCGCGTGCGGCTGAAATACTCCTGAACGCCGATATTGTTGCAGTCGAAGACTCGCGTGTGACGGCGGGCCTGTTCCGCCATCTCGGGGCGAAGCGGCCGATGACCCCCTATCACGACCATAATGCCGAGGCGGTCCGCCCCGGGCTGGTCGCGCGGATGGCCTCCGAAGCGGTCGCCTTGGTCTCGGACGCCGGCACCCCGCTGATCTCCGATCCGGGCTTCAAGCTGGTGCGCGATGCCCGTGCCGCCGGCCATGCGGTCACCACCATTCCCGGCCCCTGCGCCGGAATCGCCGCGCTGACGCTGGCCGGGCTGCCCACCGATCGCTTCCTGTTCATGGGTTTCCTTCCCTCCAAGCAGCAGGCCCGCGCCGAGACGATCGTCGAGGTGGCGGCGATCCGCGCCACCCTGGTCTTCTACGAATCGGGCCCGCGCCTCTCCGCCGCGCTGTCGGCGCTCGCCGAAGGGTTGGGCGACCGCGAGGCGGCGGTGGCGCGGGAGATCACCAAGAAGTTCGAGGAATGCGTCACCGGCAGCCTCACCGAACTCGCCGCCCGCTATGCCGACGCCCCGCCCAAGGGCGAGATCGTCATCGTCGTCGCCCCACCCGGCGAAGCGCCGCCCGCCAGCGCCGAGGATGCCGACGCCGCGCTGGCCGAGGCGCTGACAAGACTCCCGGTCTCGAAGGCGGCGGGCGAGATCGCCAAGCGCTTCGGCCTCGATCGCAAGGCGCTCTACGCGCGGGCGATGGAGCTCAAAGGGTGAGAGATCGCCGCGCCGCCGAACGTGCGGGGCGCGAGGGCGAGACGCGCGCGGCCTGGTATCTGCGGCTGCGTGGCTGGCGCATCCTCGACCGCCGCGTGCGCACGCCTGCAGGAGAGGTCGATCTGGTGGCGAAGCGCGGCAAGCTCATCGCCTTTGTCGAGGTCAAGGCGCGCAAGACGCAGGCCGAGCTCGATTTCGCGATCGACGAGCGCCGTCTCGCCCGCGTCGCGGCCGCCGCCGAATATCTGATGCCGCGCTACGCCACCAACGGCGAGGATATCCGAGTCGACGTCCTCCTGCTCGCCCCCGGCGTGCGCCCGCGCTACATCGAGAATGCCTGGATCGGGTGACAAGTCGCATCGACGTCCCTACTTCCCCATCCGTCACCCCAGCGAAAGCTGGGGTCTCTCACCGCACCAGACCCCAGCTTTCGCTGGGGTGACGAAGGATATTCGATGCCGCTCACCGTCGCCGTCCAGATGGACCCGCTCGATGCGATCAACATCGCGGGCGATTCGACCTTCGCGCTGATGCTCTCGGCGCAGGCACGCGGGCACCGGCTGTTCCACTATTCTCCCGAGGCGCTGAACTATGCCGATGGCCGCGTCTGGACCACCGCGCATCCGGTGACCGTGCAGCGCGTCGCGGGCAATCACTTCAGCTTCGGCGATCCGGTCAAGCTCGACCTTGGCGAAGAAGCCGACGTTGTCCTGATGCGTCAGGACCCGCCCTTCGACCTGGGCTACATCACCGCGACCCACCTGCTCGAACGGATCGCCGACAAGACTCTGGTGGTCAACGATCCGGCCAGCGTGCGCAATGCGCCCGAAAAGGTCTGGGTGCTCGATTACGCGCGCTTCATGCCGCCGACCCTGGTCACCCGCAGCCTCGACGAGGCCAAGGCGTTCCTGGCGAAACACGGCGCGATCGTGGTCAAGCCGCTGCACGGCAATGGCGGCAAGGCGATCTTCAAGATCGATGCCGACGGCGCCAACCTCTCCTCGCTGATCGAGGTGTTCAACACCGCCTATCGCGAACCGCACATGATCCAGGCCTTCCTCCCCGATGTGGCGAAGGGCGACAAGCGCATCGTGCTGGTCGATGGCGAGGTGGCGGGCGCGGTCAACCGTGTGCCGGGGGAGGGCGAGATCCGCTCCAACCTCGCGGTCGGCGGCAAGGCGGCGAAGACCGAACTGACGCAGAAGGAGCAGGAGATCTGCGCCGCGCTCGGGCCGGAGCTCAAGAAGCGCGGGCTGATCTTCGTCGGCATCGACGTGATCGGCGGGGAGTGGCTGACCGAGATCAATGTGACCTCACCCACCGGCATCGTTGCGATCGACACGTTCAACGGCACCGATACCGCCGGGATGATCTGGGACGCGATCGAGGCGCGAGTCGCCGAACGCGCTTGAACCCGTTTGACCGCCTCACGGGTTGATTGCCGTTCATGACCGAGTTCATCCTCAATCTGATCGCCTGGGGCGGCTACATCGGGATCTTCATCCTGATGACGATCGAGAACGTGTTCCCGCCGATCCCGTCTGAGGTGATCATGGGCTTCGGCGGTATGGCGGTCGCGCGCGGCGACATGGCGATGGTCCCGCTGCTGATCTGGGGCACGCTCGGCACCACGCTGGGCAACATGTTCTGGTACGGCGTCGGACGCTGGATCGGGGTCGATCGATTGAAGCCCTTCGTCGATCGCCATGGCCGCTGGCTGACCCTGCGCTGGGAGGATGTCGAGGGGCTGAACCGCTTCTTCCGCGGGCATGGCCTGTGGGTGGTGTTCGTCTTCCGCTTCCTGCCCACCTTTCGCACGATGATCTCGCTGCCCGCCGGGATGGCGAAGATGGGGCTGCCACGCTTCCTGATCGCGACCTTTGCCGGCAGCGCGATCTGGAATGCGGTACTGGCTCATGCGGGTTTGCTGCTGGGATCGCAGTTCGAACAGCTTCAGGACTATGTCGGCCCGGTCGCGATCGGCACCTCGGTGGTCGCGCTGATCTACTATCTCTGGCGTGTCGTGACGTGGAAAGAGCGTCCCTAGCCTTTGAAACTGTCCTTGGCGGCACGCCGCTTGGCGAGCTGCTCGGCGCTCTCCGCGCGCATGAAGGGGTTGGTCGCGCGCTCGAGCTCAATGGTGGTGGGGACGGTCGGGAGCCCCTGCGCCCGCATCATATCCACCTGCGCCATCCGCTCCGCCAGCGCCTCGTTGTCCGGCTCGGCGACCAGCGCGTAGCGGCCATTCGACTGGGTGTACTCGTGCGCGCAATAGACGGTGGTGTCGCCAGGCAGCGCCGCGAGACGCTGCATGTTCGCGAACATCTGCTCCGCCGTCCCCTCGAACAACCGTCCGCAGCCCATCGCGAACAGCGTGTCGCCGACAAAGACGACGGATTCGTCGGGCAGATAGTAGGCGATGTGCCCGGCGGTATGCGCCGGCACTTCCAATACGCTCGCAGCATGATCGCCGAGCTTCACCACATCGCCCTCCGCGACGAGCCGGTCGGCGGTCGGGATCTTCGCCGCTTCGGCGGAGGGCGCGATCACGGTGCAACCGGTGGCGTCCTTGATCGCGGCATTGCCGCCGGTGTGATCAGGGTGCCAGTGGGTGTTCCAGATTGCATCGATCGTCCAGCCGCGCGCCGCCGCCGCCGCCAGCACCGGCTCGGCCTGCGCCGGATCGACGACGATGGTCTGACCCGAGGCATCGTCATGCGCGAGCCAGATATAGTTGTCGCTGAGCGCGGGGATTCGAACGACCTCGATCACGGCATCTCTCCTAGCAGTTCGAATAGTTCGCGTGCCAGCCGTTCGGTGAGTGCCTGGGCGCCTTCCGGCGGCTGGTTGTTCAGGGCGCGACCCAACGCTGCGGCCTGCCCCGCCCACATCGGCGAATAGTCGCCCCGACCGTTGGCTTCGGCGGCCTTGCGCAGTTCAGCCAGCGCGGCCGAGGCATAGGGAAATCGTGGCGCGGCGGGATGCACGGGGCCGATCGCTTCGATCAGCTTGTTGCGTATCCCGCGGGCAATGCCGCCCGAGAACAGGTTAGTCACCACGGTCTCCCCGCCCAGCGCCGCACGATGCGCGGCCGAGATCGTCGCTTCGGCGGTATGAAGATAGGCGGAGCCGAGCTGGACCGCCGCAGCACCCAGCATCAGCGCCGCGGCAATGCCCTCGGCATCGCCGATCCCGCCTGCGGCGATCACCGGTTCGAGCGTGAGATTGGTTTCCACGACCACGGCACGGCTCAGCGCCATCGTCCCTTCGGGCCGGTAGCCGTTCAGGAAATGGCCGGCATGCCCGCCCGCTTCGAAGCCTTGCGCGATGATCATGTCGATCCGTCCGGCGAGCCACTGGCCTTCCGCGACGGTGGTTGCGTTACCTACGGTCACGGCGCCGGTGCGCTGGACCCGTTCCAGCAGCGCGTCGTCCGGCAGACCGAAATGGAAGCTCACAAGCTCGGGCCGGAGTTCCTCGACGACGTGGCACATCGCATCGTCGAACGGCGCGCGCAACGGCGGCGGCGCTTCTGGCGGCCTGACCCGTTCCATCTCGTAGAAGGGAGCCAACACGTCCCGCCACGCGGTCTCGTCCGGCGCTTCACCGAGCGTGTGACAGAAGAAGTTGAGGTTGAGCGGTCCTGTTGCTTGCGCGCGTACCTCGGCCACCTGGTCACACACCTGCTCGGGCGTCAGCATTGCGCAGGGAAGCGATCCCACAGCGCCACCGCGGATCGCCGCTGCGGCCAACGCGACCCCGCCCGCGCCCGCCATCGGTGCCTGGACGATCGGCACGCGGGCGCCGGTCAGCCGGAGGAATTTCTGAACGGGCCGGCCCGTCATGATCCCTCCGGCCATGTCAGCTCACCAACTGCCGGTGTTGGGCATCGATGCCCAGGGTTCGGCGGGCTCGAGATGACCATCCTGCAGCAGCTCGACCGAAATGCCGTCGGGCGTGCGCACGAATGCCATATGACCATCACGCGGGGGGCGGTTTATCGTGATGCCCGCGTCCATCAGCCGCTGGCAGGTCTCGTAAATATTGCCGACGCGATAGGCGAGATGTCCGAAATTGCGGCCGCCGGTATATTCTTCAGGCGGACTGCCGTCCTCGGCCGGCCAGTTGTAGGTCAGCTCCACCTCGGCCTGCGCATGGTCGCCGTTCGCTTCGATATCGTCCGGCGCGGCGAGGAAGATCAGCGTGAACCGGCCCGGCTCGCTGTTGACGCGACGCATCTCCTTGAGGCCGAGGAGCTCGAAGAAGCGGACGGTGGCGTCGGGATCGGCGACGCGGATCATCGTGTGGAGATATTTCATGGGACCCTCTTTCGATTTGGTCCCCAGATAGGTTGCGTGCCGCGAGAGTCTATTGCGGCGCGTCGAATTGTTTGAGCGCCGTGCGCGCCGCATTGCCCGGCTCCGTCTCCGGTCCGAGCTGCATCGCCCTTTCCCACGCAGCCCGTGCCGCCGCTTCATCCCCGGACAGCGCGGCGATGTTGCCTGCTTCGAGCTGGACGGATGCGTCGTCGCCGGCGCGCGACAGCGCTTCCTTGATGTGTCGTTGCGCAAGGGGAAGGTCGCCGGTCCGCCTCGCCAGCGTGGCCGACAGCAGCCACGCCATCGGATCGCCCGGCGCCTTTGCCACCGCCTGATCGAGATCGGCGCGCGCGTCGCCGATACTGCCCGATGCGACCAGCGCCCGAGCACGATCGAGATGTGCTTCGCCCAGCTCCAGCCCGGTCAGGTTCCCGGTCGCCAGCGCTGCATCGAGCGCCGCGCGCGCCTTGGCCGGATTGGCGGCGGCGAGCCAGGCATTGCCGGCCTGCGCCCAATAGTTGGAGGCACGAACGTCGCGTGCCACCTCCGCCTCGCGCGCGGCGGTCTCGAACGCGGCGCTGGCGCTGGTCCAGCGGCGCTGCGCGGCATAGGCCATGCCGAGGCACTGATTGGCGAGGAAACCGCCACCGGCGATCTTCCAGCGATCGGCCTCGGCGACGCCGCGGGCGGGATCGCCGACCGCCAGCTCGACGCAATCCTCCCAGCGCTGCTGTGCCGGCGCGGGCGGGCCGGTGACGGGCGTGGGCGGCGTGGCGATCTGGGCAAGCAGGAAGAGCATCATGATGCGGCGGACAGGTCCTCAATCACCTTCAGGATCAGGGCAATGTCCTGCGGGCGCGACAAGCGGTGGTCGCCGTCCTTGACGAGGATCGTCTGCACATCGTCTGAACGCAGCAGGCCAGCGAGCGTCAGGCTGTGCTCCCACGGCACGTCGGGATCGCGCTGGCCGTGGATCAGCCGTGCCGGGACCGCGATATCGATCGGCGCACCGAGCAACCGGTTGGCCTCCCCCGATTCCCAGAAGCGGCGGGTGGTGACGGTCGGTTCGGGCGAATAGATCGACGGCTCCCTCAGACACCCTTCGGCCTGGATCACCGCCTTCTGCTCGGGCGTGAACCCCCAGTCCGTGAAGTCGGGCGCGGCCGCGATCCCCACCATTGCGACGACCCGTTCCGGCCGGGCGAGCGCCGTGAGCAGCATGATCCACCCGCCCATCGACGATCCGACCAGAACGAGCGGCCCGGCGGTGGCTGCATCGATCACCGCCAGCGCGTCGTCGCGCCAGCTTTCCAGCGTCTGATCCGCGAATGCGCCGCCGCTTTCGCCGCACCCGGCATAGTCGAAGCGCAGGCAGGCGCGGCCGGTCTCGCGCGCCCAGGTGTCGATCGCCACCGCCTTGCTCCCGCTCATGTCGGAGGCGTAACCGGGAAGGAAGACGATCGTCGGGCCGTTGCCCGGGGCGTGGATGTAGGCGAGGGCGTTGCCGTTGCGTTCGATGGTCTGCATCGCCCGTGCATAGACTGGCGGACTCCCGCGGGATAGGGTCGCCGCCATGGACGAACCCCCGCTGCCCCTGTTGTTCGCCGCGCATCTCGCGCGTGACCGGCGGCGTTCGGCCCACACGGTTCGCGCCTATGGGGCGACTGCGGTTCGGCTCGTTGCATTCCTGGGCGGGCACTGGGGTGAAGCGGTGACGCGCGAAGGACTGCGCCGCGCAAGCGCGGCGGACTTGCGGGCCTATCTGGCGCATCGGCGTAGCGGTGGACTGACCAACGCCTCGGCAGCACGCGAACTGTCGGCTGTGCGCGCCTTCCTCATATTCGCCGGCGATGCGGATGGGGCCGATATCCCGCGGCTGCGCGGGCCGCGGGTCAAGAAGGGCATTCCGCGTCCGGTCTCGCCGGACGAGGCGCTGGCGCTGGCCGAGGACGTCGCCGACGACGCGCGTGAACCCTGGATCGCGGCGCGCGATCTGGCGGTGCTCCTCCTCCTCTATGGCGCTGGGCTGCGCATCGGCGAGGCGATGGGGCTGACAGGTGCGGTACTCCCGCTCGGCGAGACGATGCGGGTGACCGGCAAGCGCGGCAAGACCCGGATCGTGCCGCTGCTCCCGCAGGTGCGCGACGCAGTGGAGGATTATGTCCGCCGCTCTCCCTATGGCACCGCGCCGGGCGAGGCGCTGTTCCGCGGCGCGCGTGGCGGCCACCTCTCTCCCGCGATCATTCGCCGCTCGGTTCGGGCGGCGCGGACAAGGCTGGGACTGCCGCCACGTACAACGCCGCACGCGCTGCGCCACAGCTTTGCGACCCATCTTCTCGGGCGCGGCGCCGATCTTCGTGCCTTGCAGGAGCTGCTCGGCCATGCGAGTCTCAGTTCGACGCAGATCTACACTGCGGTCGATGCGGCGCATTTGCTCGACGTCTATCGCAACGCCCATCCGCGGGCGTGAAGATCATATGGCCGGGAACCTCACGGCGTTCCGGCCATTGCATTTGTTCGGTTTGTAACAGGAGAGCTCGAATGATCCGATATGGCTGCGCGGTTGCCGCGCTGGCGTTAGCGACCACCGCGTGCGGCAGCGTGACGACGCCGCCCGCGAACACCGGCGAGCCCGTCAACACCGCGATGCCGATCGAGAATGAGAGCGAGGCGCTCCCGCTCGACAATGGCGCCGAAGTGGCGGAGACCGCCACCGCGGCGCTCAGGAAAGCCGACGGCACACCTGCGGGGAGTGCCATCGCCAGCGTGACGCCCGAAGGGCTCAGCGTCTCCGTTTCGGTCACCGGTATCAGCCCCGGCCAGCACGGCGTGCACGTCCATATGACCGGCAAGTGCGAAGGCCCCGCCTTTGCCAGCGCGGGGGGGCACTGGAACCCGGGCAATACCAAGCACGGCCTCGAAGCGCCGGACGGCGCGCATGCCGGCGACATGCCGAACCTGACGGTTGCCGACGATGGCACCGGCACCCTCACTTTCGTGCTCAAGTCGGGCACGCTTGCGCAGCTTCTCGACACCGACGGCTCGGCCTTCGTGGTCCATGCTGGGCCGGACGATCAGAAGACCGATCCCTCGGGCAACAGCGGCGATCGTGTCGCCTGCGGTGTCTTCGCGGCGGGTTGATCTCGGAGCGGTGCCGTCCGCGTTAGCGGAACAGTCTATGAGCCGGTCAGCGGATAACGCGCGACCGGCTCGTAGCTCGCGCCGCCATGGCCGAGGCGGCTTTCGAACAGGACCATCGCGTCGATCGCGAAGGGCTCGCTGGCCAGCGCGGCATGCTCGGCCAGCCAGCGATCGACCGGCCCGGCCGATCCCGACATCCTCGCCAGCGTGATGTGGGGCAGATAGGCGCGGCGCTCCGGCTCCAGCCCCGCGCGCACGATCGCAGCATCGACCTTGCGGTGAAGCGCGGCCAGCGGCTCGCGCGGCGAAACGCCGGCCCAGATCGCGTTGGGTCTCCCGCGGCTGTCGTCGAACACGCCGCATCCGTCGAGGCGCAGTTCGACCGGTGCGTGGCGGACTGATCCCAGGACCAGCGCGACATCCTCGGCTGCGTGCGGCTCGACTTCGCCGATATAGCGCAGCGTCAGATGAAGCTGGGCATCGTCCTGCCAGCGAGCGCCGGGTACGCCACCCATCGCGCCGAGCAGGCGCCCGCGGATGGCGTTTGGAGGGCGCAGCGCGACGAACAGACGATGCATAGGGACGTCTTAACCTTTTCCATCAGGGCGCGCGATGCCGGTTTTCCTTGAAAACAGGGCGCCAAACCATGATATTCGGTCACATCCGGCGAGATGCGCCGGGCAAAGGAGTTTGAGATGGCTAATTGGTCTGACCCCCATACGACCGCCGCGCCGTACGCGACGGCCGCAGGTACGCGGGATGCTGCGTACGATGCGGGGCTGCGGTCCTACATGCTTTCGGTCTACAACTATATGGCGTCGGGCGTGCTGCTCAGCGGCGTCGTCGCCCTGCTCTTCGCATGGGGCGGCGAAACCTCGATGGCCTATTCGGTGTTCGCCAATGGCGGCCCGCTCGCCTGGCTGATCATCCTCTCGCCGCTCGCCATCGTGTTCGCGATGAGCTTCGGCCAGAACAAGATGTCCACCGGCACGCTGCAGGCGCTGTTCTGGGGCTTCGCGGTCCTGATGGGCCTGTCGCTCTCGACGCTGCTGCTGCGCTACACCGGCGCTTCGGTCGCCCAGGCCTTCTTCGCGACGGCCGCGGGCTTCGCGGGTCTGAGCCTCTATGGCTACACCACGAAGCGGGATCTGTCGGGTCTCGGCAGCTTCCTGATCGTCGGCCTGATCGGCCTGATCGTGGCGAGCATCATCAACATCTTCACCCAGTCGAGCACGTTGTCGCTGATCATCAGCTTCGCGGGCGTGCTGATCTTCGCCGGCCTCACCGCCTATGACACGCAGCGTATCAAGAGCATGTACGCCTATGTCGCGGGCACTGACATGGTGGGCAAGGTCGTGATCATGAGCGCGCTGTCGCTCTATCTCGACTTCATCAACATGTTCCAGTTCCTGCTCAGCATCATCGGCAGCTCGCGCGACTGATCGATCCGGACGGAACGAAGACAAGGGCCCGGCCAGCAATGGCCGGGCCCTTTTCGTTGTGGCCACGCGCAGGAACTCCCGCTTCCGGCCGCGCGTTCTTGAAACCGACACATAGGAGTTGGATCATGAACGACGACGCCGACCGGAAGCCCGTGAAACCCGGTGACGCCGGCACTGACGCATCGATCGAAGAACGGCTGAAGAAGAACCCGGAAAGCAAGCAGGCGCGGCTCGATCGTGCGCTCGACGAATCGATGGACGCGTCGGATCCCCCCGCGACGACGCAGCCGATCCATTCGCACGAGCCGTCGCCCTCGTCAGGCTATGACGCGGACAAGGAACGCAAGCTCGCCGACGAACGCCGCCAGAAGGCGGAGACCGACTAGGGCTGGAGGAGGTCGAGCGCCGCGGCGGTCATCGCTTCTGCCGCGGTGCCGATCACCTTCTCCGCATCGGGGGCCCATTTGGAACTGTGGAGCGAGGGAAGACCCTTGCCGCCCGACGCCTTTGCGGCATCCCATTTGTCCTGCGGCACCCCACCGACCCAGTAGATCGCGCTCTGGATCGACGGATCGGCGATGTGGTAGCGCCCGAAATCCTCGCCCGCCATGGTCGGGGCGATATCGGTGACGCGGTCCTTGCCGAAGCGTGCGGTAAACAGCGTCTTGAGATGGGTTGCGAAGGGATCGGTGCTGACCGTCGGCGGCGTGAAGTTCTCGCGGATCGTGACGACCGGCATCCGCTCTTCGGGCACGCCCGCAGCGATCGCTTCACCCTTGGCAATACGCGCGATCCCGTCGAGCAACTGCTTGCGTACCTCAGGCGTATAGGCGCGGACGGTAAGCAGGAGCAGCGCCTGCTCGGGAATGATGTTGTGCCTCGTTCCACCCTGGAAGCTGCCAACGGTGATCACGGCGGAATCGAGCGGATCGACTTCGCGGGCGACGATCGTCTGCAGTGCCGAGACGATCCGCGCGCCGAGCACGATCGGATCCTTGGTCGTTGCGGGATAGGCGCCGTGCCCGCCCACGCCCTTCACCACGATATCGACCGAATCGACGCTGGCGAAAGTGGGGCCGGAGCGGATGCCGATTGTGCCCGCGGGCAGCGCCGCGCTATTGTGAAAGGCAATGGCGTGGCTCGGCTTGCCGAAGCGCGCGTAGAGCCCGTCGTTGAGCATCGCGATCGCGCCCGCGCTGTTCTCCTCCGCGGGCTGGGCGACCATCACCAGCGTGCCCTTCCACTTGCCCTTCATCGCGGCAAGGTTGCGCAACGTACCGACCCAGGCGGTCATGTGGGTGTCGTGTGCGCAGGCATGCATGATGCCGGTCTCGACGCCCTCGGGGGTTTTGCCCCGCACCTTGGATGCGAAGGGCAGGCCGGTTTCCTCGGTCACCGGCAGCCCGTCCATATCGGCACGGATCAAGATCGTCGGCCCCGCGCCATTCTTCATGACCGCGACCACTCCGGTTCCGCCGACCTTCTCGGTCACCGTGAAACCGGCCTTGCGCGCCTCGGCGGCCATCCGTGCGGCGGTCTGCACCTCGTGCTGGCTGAGCTCGGGCGCGGCGTGCAGCTCCTTGTAGAGCGCCATCAGCGACGGCAGCTCCTTCGCGGTGGCATCCCGGATCGGATCGGCGGCGGCGGGAAGGGCGAAGGCGAGGCTGCTCGCCGCGGCGATGAGGAGGTGCTTCATGCGACGCACCCTAAGCGGCCGCGACGACGGCGCAATGTCCAATCGCTGCTGGTCCGCCGCTCAGCCGGGGACCAGCTCGATCACGTCGATCTGCGATTCGAACGCCGGCCAGGGCAGTACCAGGCGCCAGCGCTCGGCGCCGACCCGCTCGATATAGCCCGCCATATCCCGCTTCCGGTCCTGCCCATAGGTGAGCGGGATGGTCTCGTCGCCGAGCTCGAGCGCGCCGAGAAAGATCACGCGCGTGTCGTTCTCGGCGTAGATCGTGCCCATCGGTCGCTGCACGCCGTCGAGCTTGGCGAAGCTTGGCAGATCGCCCTTTCCGATACGGCAGCTGAACCACGGTAAGGCGGCGAAGGCGCGCATCTCCGGCCGCTGCCCGCCCAGCTTGAAGGCGCGGCATTTATAGTCGCCCGCGGGCGGCATCGCGCGGTCCAGCGCCCGGTCCGGGTCGAACAGCGGACCCTGTTGGGCGATTGC
This genomic interval carries:
- a CDS encoding tetratricopeptide repeat protein, coding for MMLFLLAQIATPPTPVTGPPAPAQQRWEDCVELAVGDPARGVAEADRWKIAGGGFLANQCLGMAYAAQRRWTSASAAFETAAREAEVARDVRASNYWAQAGNAWLAAANPAKARAALDAALATGNLTGLELGEAHLDRARALVASGSIGDARADLDQAVAKAPGDPMAWLLSATLARRTGDLPLAQRHIKEALSRAGDDASVQLEAGNIAALSGDEAAARAAWERAMQLGPETEPGNAARTALKQFDAPQ
- a CDS encoding alpha/beta fold hydrolase, whose amino-acid sequence is MQTIERNGNALAYIHAPGNGPTIVFLPGYASDMSGSKAVAIDTWARETGRACLRFDYAGCGESGGAFADQTLESWRDDALAVIDAATAGPLVLVGSSMGGWIMLLTALARPERVVAMVGIAAAPDFTDWGFTPEQKAVIQAEGCLREPSIYSPEPTVTTRRFWESGEANRLLGAPIDIAVPARLIHGQRDPDVPWEHSLTLAGLLRSDDVQTILVKDGDHRLSRPQDIALILKVIEDLSAAS
- a CDS encoding tyrosine recombinase XerC; protein product: MDEPPLPLLFAAHLARDRRRSAHTVRAYGATAVRLVAFLGGHWGEAVTREGLRRASAADLRAYLAHRRSGGLTNASAARELSAVRAFLIFAGDADGADIPRLRGPRVKKGIPRPVSPDEALALAEDVADDAREPWIAARDLAVLLLLYGAGLRIGEAMGLTGAVLPLGETMRVTGKRGKTRIVPLLPQVRDAVEDYVRRSPYGTAPGEALFRGARGGHLSPAIIRRSVRAARTRLGLPPRTTPHALRHSFATHLLGRGADLRALQELLGHASLSSTQIYTAVDAAHLLDVYRNAHPRA
- a CDS encoding superoxide dismutase family protein, translated to MIRYGCAVAALALATTACGSVTTPPANTGEPVNTAMPIENESEALPLDNGAEVAETATAALRKADGTPAGSAIASVTPEGLSVSVSVTGISPGQHGVHVHMTGKCEGPAFASAGGHWNPGNTKHGLEAPDGAHAGDMPNLTVADDGTGTLTFVLKSGTLAQLLDTDGSAFVVHAGPDDQKTDPSGNSGDRVACGVFAAG
- the thpR gene encoding RNA 2',3'-cyclic phosphodiesterase, which encodes MHRLFVALRPPNAIRGRLLGAMGGVPGARWQDDAQLHLTLRYIGEVEPHAAEDVALVLGSVRHAPVELRLDGCGVFDDSRGRPNAIWAGVSPREPLAALHRKVDAAIVRAGLEPERRAYLPHITLARMSGSAGPVDRWLAEHAALASEPFAIDAMVLFESRLGHGGASYEPVARYPLTGS
- a CDS encoding Bax inhibitor-1/YccA family protein, producing the protein MANWSDPHTTAAPYATAAGTRDAAYDAGLRSYMLSVYNYMASGVLLSGVVALLFAWGGETSMAYSVFANGGPLAWLIILSPLAIVFAMSFGQNKMSTGTLQALFWGFAVLMGLSLSTLLLRYTGASVAQAFFATAAGFAGLSLYGYTTKRDLSGLGSFLIVGLIGLIVASIINIFTQSSTLSLIISFAGVLIFAGLTAYDTQRIKSMYAYVAGTDMVGKVVIMSALSLYLDFINMFQFLLSIIGSSRD
- a CDS encoding amidohydrolase, which gives rise to MKHLLIAAASSLAFALPAAADPIRDATAKELPSLMALYKELHAAPELSQHEVQTAARMAAEARKAGFTVTEKVGGTGVVAVMKNGAGPTILIRADMDGLPVTEETGLPFASKVRGKTPEGVETGIMHACAHDTHMTAWVGTLRNLAAMKGKWKGTLVMVAQPAEENSAGAIAMLNDGLYARFGKPSHAIAFHNSAALPAGTIGIRSGPTFASVDSVDIVVKGVGGHGAYPATTKDPIVLGARIVSALQTIVAREVDPLDSAVITVGSFQGGTRHNIIPEQALLLLTVRAYTPEVRKQLLDGIARIAKGEAIAAGVPEERMPVVTIRENFTPPTVSTDPFATHLKTLFTARFGKDRVTDIAPTMAGEDFGRYHIADPSIQSAIYWVGGVPQDKWDAAKASGGKGLPSLHSSKWAPDAEKVIGTAAEAMTAAALDLLQP
- a CDS encoding DUF4893 domain-containing protein, whose amino-acid sequence is MRVAAAALIALSLAACTKDGNLQLVKEAPETRWRMITTDQDRERLRNWRKAWVAALPEARKADAAAIAQQGPLFDPDRALDRAMPPAGDYKCRAFKLGGQRPEMRAFAALPWFSCRIGKGDLPSFAKLDGVQRPMGTIYAENDTRVIFLGALELGDETIPLTYGQDRKRDMAGYIERVGAERWRLVLPWPAFESQIDVIELVPG